A single region of the Thermoanaerobacterium aotearoense genome encodes:
- a CDS encoding Uma2 family endonuclease, with amino-acid sequence MSKIIKNNYTEVDYENWPEDERVELIDGQIYVMAPPSRVHQEVSMQLSVLIYNYIASKGGRCKVYSAPFDVRLKDKNNKISRVQPDISIVCDEKKLNDKGCDGAPDMIIEVASPSSLSRDYVVKVNLYQNSGVKEYWIVNPYKKSIIVFRMNQNDEYNEVDQYSFDDTIKVGIFEDLKIDFKNISM; translated from the coding sequence ATGAGTAAAATAATAAAAAATAATTATACGGAAGTGGATTATGAAAACTGGCCAGAAGATGAAAGAGTTGAATTGATTGATGGACAGATATATGTGATGGCTCCGCCATCAAGGGTACATCAAGAAGTTTCAATGCAATTGTCAGTTTTAATATATAATTATATTGCTTCAAAGGGTGGAAGATGCAAAGTTTATTCTGCACCGTTTGACGTCCGACTAAAAGACAAAAATAATAAAATAAGCAGAGTACAACCTGATATATCTATTGTATGTGATGAGAAAAAGCTAAATGATAAAGGGTGTGATGGTGCGCCTGATATGATAATAGAGGTAGCCTCACCATCTTCTTTGTCAAGAGATTATGTTGTAAAAGTGAATTTATATCAAAACTCAGGTGTAAAAGAATACTGGATTGTGAATCCATATAAAAAAAGCATTATAGTTTTTAGAATGAACCAAAATGATGAATATAATGAGGTAGATCAATACAGCTTTGACGATACTATTAAAGTTGGCATATTTGAAGATTTAAAGATAGATTTTAAAAACATATCGATGTAA
- a CDS encoding LytS/YhcK type 5TM receptor domain-containing protein: MLNLLILLAERFSMIGLLAFILSKANFFKKVISNNVSYKDLSILIAIFSLIGIIGTYAGIPINGAIANSRVVGPMIAGLLGGPFIGLIVGFIAGFHRFLIGGFTALACGISTTAEGLIGGIIKKYYKNTVDWKVAFLAGIIGETLQMILILAISRPFASALSLVKVIGVPMILVNSTGIAVFMLIIKSVFDEIDTIQSKQAKIILDITSKTIPYIRNGLNIETAKIVSEIIYEAIDADAVVITDMKTILASVGLDGADEKWHIFKKSEVNAFRFKKVYVENSKKGLCLLSSVTAPLYCYDELVGTLKIFRKNKFVNSTDIEVAKGLSNLISNQLEIADAENQKRIADEMKFNALQAQINPHFLFNALNTVISFIQYNPDGASKLLITLSEYLRNNLRHAGKWITVGKEIENIDAYLYIEKARFGEKINVIKDIDSDILNMYIPALLIQPIVENAVKHGILPKDNGGTIIIRAKNNKDFIRFSVEDDGEGMDNQMRLKILNGESENNAGIGLHNVYERVKSIYKSAFFKIDSKKGYGTKVSFDFPKFYEERKEEVFGGLKVSNSR, encoded by the coding sequence ATGTTAAACCTGCTTATTCTGTTGGCTGAAAGATTCAGCATGATAGGACTTCTGGCTTTTATCTTGTCAAAAGCAAACTTCTTTAAAAAGGTTATAAGCAATAATGTAAGTTATAAAGACCTATCTATACTGATAGCCATATTCAGCTTGATTGGCATCATAGGAACGTATGCAGGTATTCCTATAAATGGTGCTATTGCCAATTCAAGAGTCGTAGGACCTATGATAGCAGGCCTTTTAGGTGGACCTTTTATTGGGCTTATTGTGGGATTCATAGCTGGGTTTCACAGATTTTTAATAGGTGGATTTACAGCTTTAGCTTGTGGAATATCGACAACAGCGGAAGGACTTATAGGCGGCATCATAAAGAAATACTACAAAAATACTGTCGATTGGAAAGTAGCATTTTTAGCAGGCATAATCGGTGAGACACTGCAGATGATACTGATCCTTGCCATATCGAGGCCTTTTGCCAGTGCATTATCACTTGTAAAAGTGATTGGCGTACCTATGATATTGGTTAATTCAACTGGGATTGCCGTGTTTATGCTGATCATCAAATCAGTATTTGATGAGATTGACACGATACAGTCAAAGCAAGCCAAGATAATCCTTGATATTACGTCTAAGACAATACCATATATTAGAAACGGATTAAATATTGAGACAGCGAAAATTGTTTCTGAGATCATATATGAGGCGATTGATGCAGATGCTGTCGTCATAACCGATATGAAGACGATTTTGGCCTCTGTAGGATTAGATGGGGCGGATGAAAAATGGCATATATTTAAAAAGTCTGAAGTTAACGCATTCAGGTTTAAAAAAGTTTATGTAGAAAACAGCAAAAAAGGCCTGTGCCTTTTATCGTCTGTGACAGCACCGCTTTACTGTTACGATGAATTAGTAGGTACGCTCAAGATTTTTCGCAAGAATAAGTTTGTAAACAGCACAGATATAGAAGTTGCAAAAGGACTAAGCAATTTAATTTCGAACCAGCTTGAAATCGCTGATGCAGAAAATCAGAAAAGGATTGCCGATGAGATGAAGTTTAATGCACTGCAGGCGCAGATAAATCCTCATTTTCTCTTTAATGCGCTGAATACTGTCATTTCATTTATACAGTACAATCCTGATGGTGCCAGCAAACTTCTTATAACATTAAGCGAATATTTGAGAAACAATCTAAGACATGCTGGGAAATGGATAACCGTAGGCAAGGAAATCGAAAATATTGACGCCTACTTGTATATAGAAAAAGCACGCTTTGGCGAAAAGATAAATGTGATCAAGGATATTGACAGTGATATTTTAAATATGTACATTCCTGCTTTGTTGATACAGCCTATTGTGGAAAATGCTGTGAAACACGGCATTCTGCCGAAAGATAATGGCGGCACTATAATAATAAGGGCCAAAAACAATAAAGATTTTATCAGGTTTTCGGTGGAAGACGACGGAGAGGGAATGGATAACCAGATGCGCTTGAAGATCTTAAACGGTGAGTCAGAAAACAATGCAGGTATAGGTCTTCACAATGTGTATGAAAGGGTTAAAAGCATATATAAAAGTGCTTTTTTTAAGATAGATAGCAAAAAAGGATACGGTACAAAAGTTTCGTTTGATTTTCCGAAATTTTACGAAGAAAGGAAGGAGGAAGTTTTTGGTGGTCTTAAAGTCTCTAATAGTAGATGA